From the Hevea brasiliensis isolate MT/VB/25A 57/8 chromosome 13, ASM3005281v1, whole genome shotgun sequence genome, the window GTTCAcaaacttcttttgatctttgaagctcatcattaacttccttaaataacttcatttgagatttgtaaaattcattttcctttgaaactaTACTCAAAGAAATATTTTCTTATCTTAAAGCACAGTTTTCATGTatcaaaattttgcatttcttttaaaagatctatatttatcatatgtctttacaaatgcaagttctaactcatcaacattagaaggttcaagatttacctcattttcactatcttcaatgtgcgagctttcacctttttcttcaattgccatcatacaagtatTTGCAACATCTTTGTCACTTGtgtcatcatttgatgaagagtcactatcactccatgttACCGTCATTgcctttttacttttattttttgtaAACTTGTTTTTTTTCTTCAATATAAGACACTTTGGgttaatgtggcctggtttgttacactcataacaaactatttcacttgaatgatttggagtctttggagcatatttctttgtgaacttcttgtatttgcttccaccttttctaaatgctcttttgaatctcttgactatcatagccatatcttcatcatcatcacttgaagcacttgaatcatcacttgaactagctttgaaagcaacatttttctttttctcatctacctttacggatatgaaggctatacctttctttttcttttgatcaccttctttctcatctttcttgtagataatctcatgtgcaatgagagaatgCTCATCATAGGAATActttctgaaatccttggtgtcttgaataacagtggCCTTTGCTTCCCATGATTTTGAAagagatctcaaaattttctttacgagttcttgttcctcaaatttctttccaagagctttaagaagATTAACAAGATCTATGAATCTGGTACTCATTTCAGCAATTGTTTCATCAGatttcatctcaaataactcataatcacggataaggaggtttgcctttgactctgTCACCACATcggttccttcatatgtgacttttagtttgtcccatatttcttttgTAGTTTGACACCCTAAAATatgattatactcattaatatcaagagcacaatgaagaatgttaatagctttggcatttgtagaaattttcttccaatcattattaTCAAATTCAACTTCAACTTTAGGAATTTGCACAGTTCCTCCACTaattttataaggaatataaggaccatctttaattattctccaagcatcaatatcaacagattgtataaagtttctcattctagttttccaaaaagagtaatttgtgccattaaaaagtgaaGGTCTAGTGATTGAATAACCTTTAGCTAAGGGAGCAGGTATACCAGCTAAGTATCTAAATGAACCAACCAtgtgtatggatcactctaaggtgttTAATCCTCAACCAAGAGagacaggctctgataccaaattgatgtcccaaaatatgtctaagaggggggtgaattggactttaaaaataatttttttgttcttgctcaaaacctttgaaaaattaCAGCTTGGTTCAACCTAATTTTCTACTATGAAATATGTGCAATACTGCTCAATTGATAAGTTGATACAAAGTTGGCTCATAAGCattcagtatactgatctaacaggATATATTGGCATTCAGTAAGAATTTCAGTAATCTGAATAAAATTACAACACAGCAAACAGAGCAATAAATAGAATATATTAGTTGACAGCAGATATAACAGTAAGCAAattatatcagatatcagcagattcaaCAGTAAACAAATTATCTCAGTTTGCAGCAGAGTTAACAGTAAATAGTATCAATTTTCATCTCAGCAAAAACACTTCaatcagaaaattaaaatgcataaatgtaaagagtaagggttgagaaaattgaacactgaatttttatagtggtttggctcaactagcctacatccactttctcaaagatcccactttgagtcttcactccactaatcttctcttttaaaggcaaaagACAAAAGCTCTttataaatcttctcaccaaagcttttacaaatagcttcacacttctatcaagtgttatcccaaacacttttcacaatcaagcttcaataggtgcttgaatgacctctcataaatgataagaaagtgtttaaaactcaatctcactcaatacaacagaatctataaagaagatatgagtaggtaagccaatgatgagTAATAAGAAcaatttgagcactttgaatgaaagctttaatgatcttaaaaggtcaggaacagtagagagactttcattaagtgcaaaatggccaagagtaagtgtatttatagctttgaatCATTTTTTACCGTTTGAGAACTAATTTGAACgttacaatttcaaatttcaagaaaatagtcattattttatttttttctgcgATATTGTGCAGAATTGAGATAGTTAGCATACCATAAAAAGTAGCAAActagttagcataccaaaacaagtagcaaaccagttagcataccaggaaaacttttctgcataactttgaaaactttaaaactttacaccaaatcataatcaaaacttttaggccattgatgatatttaaaagaaaataattgaaggattaaaaataaatattattggcTTCTACTCcttaattcttttcacaagcaatcataaaagttaaaactaacttctatactatatgtaccttcaaatttgatcttcaatgcagctttggaaggtaacattttcttcttttatctcctttgattcatCCTGTATTAACTTAAAATGTCATACTTTCTTTAAAAGCATGAATCCATCATGAATTCTTTtagtctttttctttgttctttgagaagcacaacacttaaaacaaggttagtttgattctagttgagttttattatcatcaaaatttATGCTTCTTTGAGCTCATGGGGTCAACAAATTCATTATGCTAACACTCAAATAAGCACTTACTGCAGCATTAACCACCCTCCTTCAGTGACAAGAAGGATATTAATGTGTTGAGAAGCTAGCTATATTTAAATTATGAAGATGACCCTGACTGATCTGAAGTGCTACATACCACCAAACTCCCTGCACTTCaccaaagaaaatgaaaaagcggCAAGTGTTTGAACAAATCATATCGAAGTACCTTTTTTTAAAATGTACATAACCTGCATTCATAGGCATGGGAACCCAAAAAAAGGCCAGGACTTCAAAGTTTCCCCGAGTGATCTACTTTATGATAATAATAAGCTTCCTCAATCCCGTTAATCCAATTGCATCACATTACATCTAACTTTTACCGCATCTTCACACCAACTTGCTGATGAACAAGTATTTGCAGAGAagaaaacagaatggaagaaCATACTAAAAAAAACTACCCTTGATAAGCACGGTATGAACAGAAAAACATCTATTTTTTTGCCTTTTAAGAAAAACATCTAATGTTGATTCATACAGGAATACACACAAATACAAAAAGAGCATTAATACATTTCTCAATAAAATCCCTTCATTCCACAAGTTCAATTGTATAAGAAGCACCATAAAAACAATACCAGACTAACACATAAATGGTGCGTGCCCACGTAAGAGCAATCGAGCAGTCGTCCTTTCCATTTCCAAGACTCAAAACAAAAAGATCGTCACCGAATACCTGATGCATAGCCTTCAAAGTATCCCCCATAACCACATCGCCGTCCCTCCTCTTATCCTTCGTCTCCACACAGCGACCCCCAACATTCACCGTGATTCTTCCGCCTTTCCTCAGACACCTGCTTAACTCCTCCCAAGTGTTTGGATCTTGAAGCTCGGGGATCACACTACCCTCGCCAAAGAGATCAACAAAATCCCCGAAAACCGTCTTTAACATTGGATTTTAACGTCAATGCATTTCCAATTTAAATAAAAACTCTCGGGGTTCTGCTTTTCGAGGCTCTCAAGGCCAAAATACTCTCTGCCCACTGCAATCACAGATGATCAAGCTCCCATCGGTGAACCGCCGCTTCTGGATACAACTACAGTATTAAACAGGCCGCAGAACATGGCCACAGATCCAGCGAACAAAATGGGAGGCAAAGTGGTGAAAACGTCAAAATAGGTATCAGTGAGTAATTTGAAGCGAAAGGAAATGCCATGGATGTTTTCCTAGGCATCTAGGAGGAGGAGTCTACAGCCGGTAAGAGGGTGATCGACTTTACGAGAGAATTCAAGAACGCGAATGTAGCTGTATCTGGACTTAAGTTTGGCAATGATTTTGAGGTTTTCGATGGCGATGCCATCGTCCAGGGTCTTGGTTTGGGGTTGGAGTGGTGGGTCGGTCGAGACTTGGTTGCTATTTGAGAGCTTGGGGTAGACATTGGAGGGGAATTAAAAGATAATTTGAGGTTTCTCGGGCAAGTGTGGCGGGAAATTTGAATCGGGTAGGAATAATCGGTCGGATTTTGAGTGAGGTTAGCGTTAGTGCCATTGCCTCCTATTCGGTCTTGCTCTCTCCAGACATTGAGCAATACGTCCGATTCGCATATCGCAGCCTGGGCTCGGAGCACTATAAAAATGGTGTTTTCGTATGCccataattatatttattctttgaattaagaaataataaatttcatattttatgaaaaataaaaaatatattttaagaacacataataatttttcagcAATTCATAATAATTGATTGCACTGAATAAACTCTCAATTTATATGAGGTGAAAACAACAGTCTCTGGGCCTTGTAGAGCGTGGTTGGTATAAGGAGTCTTAACACTTGTTCAAAACCCATGGCAATGTGGAATTAGATGAATGCAGAAGTTCAAAGAATCTACCAGCATGGGTGGGATATCTCAGTAATaatcaaactaaaattttctTATGATTTCAAATCCGCTTTTTGatgttttaattgaattttaatcTCATTATTGTAATtttggtttgatttgattttaattcaaatttttttcttaaaataatttcaagcaattattatcataaaattgtatttaattattatttaaaatttaaaattaattattaatataaaacagATCTTTTAATGAtttcttaattatataattaaatattaagtatattatataatatattaatatacttaaaataaaaattataaaataatttaatatatttataagtaaaattattaatatatatatatatatttcccaAAGTCTGCCAcgcaatattttattatatataagttaaaaattatttaatagttatcatattaatactataataaataatattattataaaataacttgtaatatattaacatattttaattatttttattaaaaaatttgagatataaaaataataaaaataaaatttaaaataattaataaaaattttaaaatattatattatttttaatattaaaattaaaaaaatatataaattaaaattattaatagcaTGTGTTATAATTCCCAAATAAATATTCCCaagcctttttttttctttatttgaaatttaaaattttatagaaatttaatttcgaatttaattttttaatttaaaattttttattttaaaaaataaaagttaactaTAATTCTGTAAAAatgtaattgaattttttttctctttcaaaCGATTTTTCTTTTAGGTTCTTTACCATTGATTTCCTCTAAACTACTTCAATCTAATACCCCAAGAGCCGCGTGAGCAAACCCGTCTACCCCGCTTCAAATTGTAATAATTAATTGTACCGTTCTTTCTCCATtataaacaaataataataataatatgtgaTTTACAAATATTCGAGAATAAAATTGACCAGAATAACCAAGAAAAAGGTAAATTGTATTTATATTCTGTTCGCATATCACATCTAATTTATAAGGCTTCGTTTgtttcatataaaatattttctatatttttttagtatttgaaacattcaaaaaaaaataattaataaaaaatattttcataattaaaaaaaattaaactatttttttttaaaataacattttcttctaaaattattttatattttctaaattttaataattttattaaaatataaaaatacttatttATCCACATTATATAAATACATATCATTAgtttaatattacaaataaataataaaaaatattttttatataaaaattatttttcccgaAAAAAACGGAACCTATAAAATACAATTTCAAACAAATAGGGTGACAGCAAAGGGAGCTAAGTGTTTGTAAGTTTCTGCTCTATGCCTCATCAGAAGTGTCTAAGACCAACCTCAGGGCTTGGAAGTCCGAGCTTTCATTGTCGGAGGAAGATCTCTGATTCTACAAGAATAAGAAAAAAGAGGCACTGAACCAAGAACAAGCAATTCCATGTGTCAAGAACGCGGATGCTCTTCTCTCTTGTCTTCCTTTTCATCTGAATAATCCCTAAATAAAAATCAGAAATTTATAAATTAGCTGCAGGCAAGAAATGTTTTAACAGTGCAATATGGCAATTCATGTTTGACTATTCTATACATGGATCACTCTCGGTGACTCCCCCGTTTCCAAATTCTCAGTTTCTCCCACGTTAGCAATTAATAGCATGAGCCATTAAGGAAAATTAACAAATTTGATACTAAACAAATGGATGAAGGTTACATTACATATCAATTCTCACTTTCCATTCAGTTGGAATTAAGGTTAAATAGGTATCGGTAACCATGTAAATTTAAAATGTGTAACAAATGTATACATGGGTCATTATTCATTAACTTTTTCCCATATTGTATTTTCTATCTTATGGGCAAGACCCACAATATGTGGGAATATTAATGAACAGACCAGATTAAAAAGCATCATCCAAAAGAGTGACGATTTCACAAGTTTGAGTTAAGAAATAGAACTAGAACCTCATTTCAACTTCAGCAACAATCTGACCATCATTGTTCGAACTTCTAGGTTGAAACTTCTCATCCTCATCAGGATCAGACACATAATCTTCACCATTCCATATGCAACATTTAGGTCTTCTATCAATGTCCTCTTCAGCCTATATAAAATAAATCATCCAACAACGGAGTACAGAGATATGGTCAGGAAGTTATATCCATGAAATAACTATAGAAAATTTTGTCACTGCCTGCCAACCTCTTCTGGGACTTCAGTAGTGGATGGTGTTGTCTGAAAAGGAACACTGGGAGCATTAGGCAGTTTAGAGAGTTGCTCTAAAAGTATGTTCCTGAAACAGCATGTCAGTCAATGTCAAACACAAGGGTACAAGCCAAAGATAGCTACAATAAGaattatttaaaatgaaaaataggCTAATATATAACATATAACAAATTTCTAACAGACATTATCTATGCCCACTTTTTGGTGTACACTTCTATACATGAGAGAGAGTTTTACTATGTTCATTGGATTCACTTTTTAATATTATGGCTGAAGTTTTCAAGGAAATGTCTGCAAGCAGTCCGGCGCGTGAACAGATGTATGTACTGGGAAAAAAAAATGTTTCCCCATGTAGCAGGCAGCAGGAGAAATCCCCAAATAGTGCCCATCAAGATAGATAAATTAGCCATCCAACCAACAATTATAACTCTAGCTCCTCATGTCCTCAAACAGGCAACCACATATCAGCTCAAGAAAATATTAAGCCCAAGTGGCAGCATTTATCAAACAGATCTATTTGATTAGATTAGCCACCAAGTAATAATGGACAAAGCATTGGTAATgtattgatattttgatattttcaaCTAGGAAAAGAAATAATATATCACTGACTGCAAATTCAAATGGCAAACAGTTCTAGTCTCACATTGTGGAATGAGAATGAAAAGCTTCATAGGATGAACACCTTCATAAGTATCATTGCTGCACAAAGAGCATATGCAAGGTAAGCTGCATGTGCCATGCTTCAAATGTCAAAGAAATAGGATCCCGGTCCATTTCAACATAGTAATTTTCACTGTAATCTTTAGATTTGGCTCTAATAGGAGCAAAAGGCAGAATAAATTATAGAGTTGTTTGTCATTTTGAGCCATGGCCATTCACCAACATGATATTATTTCAGCGTTAAACAAAGAAGCATCTCACTAAATTGAGTTATAACAAAACTGTTTACCACAATTCATAAAGCGTATTCaagataaaatattttttcaaagttCTACCTGTCACTACtcaaaagttttaatttaaaatttgaaatgcaaatataaaaataaattactagAGCTACCAATAA encodes:
- the LOC110658858 gene encoding uncharacterized protein LOC110658858, producing the protein MLKTVFGDFVDLFGEGSVIPELQDPNTWEELSRCLRKGGRITVNVGGRCVETKDKRRDGDVVMGDTLKAMHQVFGDDLFVLSLGNGKDDCSIALTWARTIYVLVWYCFYGASYTIELVE